TGAATGTTGGCAGATTATTCATATTGAGGCAGGAGATCAGACGCATCGTCATTTCGGTTTTGCAGCTGATTTAGGCAGTACATCAGTCGCAATGCGTTTGGTTGATTTAAATAGCGGATCAGTTATGGCAGAGGATAGCCTTTTAAACGATCAGATTCAGTTTGGTGACGATATCTTGACACGGATATTTCATGTTAAAAATCGAGATGACCAGCTGCTTAGAATTCAAAAGGTAACGATTAATACGCTGAATGCCCTAATGACTAAACTGGCAGCAGAAGTAAATGTCAGGCTTGAAGATGTGACGATGACAGTGGTTGCAGGTAACACGACGATGATCCATTTTCTGATGGGTGTTGATCCCTGGCCGATATTTGAATATCCGTTTACCCCAGTTTTTAACTATCCTGGGCTTGTTTCAACTGCTGAGATGGGGTTGTTCTGTAGTGGTGCAGTCTATTGTCTGCCTTCTGTAGCCAATTATCTGGGTGGTGATACCGTTAGTGGATTACTGGTAGCAGGACTTCATCGTAAAGAAGAATTGGGTTTGTTTATCGATATCGGCACAAATGGGGAGATGGTTCTAGGCAACAAAGATTTTTTGGTGGCCGGAGCAGGAGCGGCGGGTCCAGCACTGGAAGGCGGTATCAGTCAGACTGGGATGAAAGCAACTGCAGGGGCTGTTGATTCAGTTATAATTGAAAATAATCAGTTAAAATGCACCACGATAACTGGCAGCAAACCGCTGGGAATCTGTGGCTCAGGGATCGTAGACCTGATTGCTCAGATGCTGCTAAATGAATGGATTGATTTTTCCGGACGATTCAATACTGACCGTTCAGAACGAATTGTTATGCGAGACGGTAAATTGGGGGTATGCTATGCATGGTCTTCTGAATCAGAAAGCGGATTAGACCTTCTATTTAGCGAAGAAGATCTGAAACAGTTTATTGATACTAAAGCTGCAGCCAGTACAATGGTTTCCTATCTTCTGGAACGATTAGGTGTTAAAGCGCTTGAAATAGAGCGGGTTTATGTTTCAGGTGCTTTTGGCACCTACATTAATTTAGAGTCTGCAATCACAATTGGATTATATCCGGATTTGCCGCGGGATCGTTTTGTTTTTCAGGGGAACAGTTCGCTTCTGGGTGCTGTAAATCTTCTGACAGATGCAAACAAAATAGATGAGGTTGTTAAATTGCAGAAAAGAATTGAATATCTGGAATTTGGTGCAGCCATCGATTTTATATCGCGAATGTATTCAGCAAGATTTTTGCCGCATACCAATCTTGACGATTATCCATCGGTTAAAGCCTCCCTAATTAAAAGAGGAATCCTACGCTCTTGATAATTTAAAACTGCAAGAAATAACCAGATGAATGGCTGGAAACTAAAAGTTCAAATATTAATTTAGAGAGCAACGATTTTGTAGAGGCAAAATTTACAAATTGCTAGCTGTAAAAGGTATAGGAGCTATTGTTATCAAAAGATAAATAAGTGGACATGTTTTATAAAGGAGCAATGATGAAAAAAAGAGATTTGGAATTAAGATTGTTAACGCCTGAAAAAATAAATATGATTCATGATAAAACCTTGGAACTGTTGGAAAATTATGGTATGAAGGTTGAAGGTGAAGAAATAATTGAGTATCTGAAAGCTTATGGCTGTATTCAGAAGGATGCGATGGTTTTATTTCCCAAACATGTGGTTGAAAAGGCGCTTGCTTCAGCGCCTAAAGAAATAATTCTATATAATCGTGATGGCCAGGAGAATATTGTGCTTGACGCTAAGAACAATGTATATTTTGGAACTCATGCCGATCAGGCAGAAATTCTGGATTATAAGAATAATCGAACTCGGCCTTTTTTAAAGACTGATATTAAAACGATGTGTCAATTAGCGAATCAACTAGACAATCTTCACTTTATTTTTACTGTCGGCCTATGCACTGATGTTGCCCCTCAAATTGCTTCACAGGTTGCTTTTTTGGAAACGGTGAAGCATTTTTCAAAGACCATCAACTTTTCTGCTAACAGCGTCGAATCAATGCAGGAGATTATCGATATGGCAGCAATTGTGGCTGGCGGTTACGAGAAGCTGGCACAAAAGCCATTTATCTTTAACTTCTGTGAGCCGGTATCGCCACTTGCCCATTCAAAAGAGAGTACCGGAAGTCTGATGATTTGCGCTAAAAATAAGATACCAGTTGCCTATGTTCCCTATACCATGATGGGGGCTACTTCAGCGGTCACGATTGCCGGGGCCCTGGTTCAGAATAACGCCGAAATTCTTGCCGGACTGGTGATGACCCAGGCAGTCAATGAAGGGGCGCCTTTTATTTATGGCGCCATGCCGACGATCTTTGATATGGTTTCAACCATCGGTTCTTATGGAGCTCCGGAGTTTCACAAAGCCATTGCAGCAGCATCTGAAATAGCGGATTATTATCAGCTGCCATTTTATGGCACGGCTGGTTGCTCTGACGCCAAAACTCTGGACCTACAGGCTGTTGCTGAATCCCAGATGGAGCTCTTTGCCGCGATATCGAGTAAAGCGAATCTGGTTCATGATTTAGGAATTATGGATCACTGTAATTCTGTATCTCCAGCCATGCTTGTTCTGGCCAACGAAATGATTGACCAACTGGGAGCTTTTGGGTCTGAAATTGAGGTAAATGATGAAACCATGGCGGTGGAAGTGATTGAGAAAGTTGGTGCAAGTGGGCACTTTCTGCATGAAATGCATACATTAATGCACTTTAAAGAGTTATGGTATCCGAAAATATTTAAGCGTGAACAGGAGGCCTCTGATGAATCAGAGATTTTTGCGCGATTAAAATTGATGATCGAGATGTTGCTGAATAT
This genomic interval from Eubacteriaceae bacterium ES3 contains the following:
- a CDS encoding ASKHA domain-containing protein, coding for MNGLTKKIFKCISPPGDGDIRGDRERILDALSQEFGQVRLPERLLKKIYPLCRDANWQITVTLINLDECWQIIHIEAGDQTHRHFGFAADLGSTSVAMRLVDLNSGSVMAEDSLLNDQIQFGDDILTRIFHVKNRDDQLLRIQKVTINTLNALMTKLAAEVNVRLEDVTMTVVAGNTTMIHFLMGVDPWPIFEYPFTPVFNYPGLVSTAEMGLFCSGAVYCLPSVANYLGGDTVSGLLVAGLHRKEELGLFIDIGTNGEMVLGNKDFLVAGAGAAGPALEGGISQTGMKATAGAVDSVIIENNQLKCTTITGSKPLGICGSGIVDLIAQMLLNEWIDFSGRFNTDRSERIVMRDGKLGVCYAWSSESESGLDLLFSEEDLKQFIDTKAAASTMVSYLLERLGVKALEIERVYVSGAFGTYINLESAITIGLYPDLPRDRFVFQGNSSLLGAVNLLTDANKIDEVVKLQKRIEYLEFGAAIDFISRMYSARFLPHTNLDDYPSVKASLIKRGILRS
- a CDS encoding trimethylamine methyltransferase family protein; its protein translation is MKKRDLELRLLTPEKINMIHDKTLELLENYGMKVEGEEIIEYLKAYGCIQKDAMVLFPKHVVEKALASAPKEIILYNRDGQENIVLDAKNNVYFGTHADQAEILDYKNNRTRPFLKTDIKTMCQLANQLDNLHFIFTVGLCTDVAPQIASQVAFLETVKHFSKTINFSANSVESMQEIIDMAAIVAGGYEKLAQKPFIFNFCEPVSPLAHSKESTGSLMICAKNKIPVAYVPYTMMGATSAVTIAGALVQNNAEILAGLVMTQAVNEGAPFIYGAMPTIFDMVSTIGSYGAPEFHKAIAAASEIADYYQLPFYGTAGCSDAKTLDLQAVAESQMELFAAISSKANLVHDLGIMDHCNSVSPAMLVLANEMIDQLGAFGSEIEVNDETMAVEVIEKVGASGHFLHEMHTLMHFKELWYPKIFKREQEASDESEIFARLKLMIEMLLNMENEMLLDAETLKQLQKYEMKYLAVKDTIR